One Maribacter cobaltidurans genomic window carries:
- a CDS encoding head GIN domain-containing protein, giving the protein MKTKIIMGLCMAASILFSSCDHQVITALDEVTTVEYAFSDYQRLEISGDFEVYVRFSETEENIAITANDNLHRKIDVFKSGNTLKIGLENKVILRGNPTLRAYITTRNITDFEVYGDSSVDVEDLILADNASITVYGDSHFTGEMDVDRLRVDLRGDSTADLFGYAENVNARLSGDSTFRDYDLQVADLIIDLTGDSQASLSVSGTIDVEASGDSVLNYQGNATVVHQHLTGDSKVRQRN; this is encoded by the coding sequence ATGAAAACAAAAATTATCATGGGCCTTTGTATGGCCGCAAGCATCCTGTTTAGTTCCTGTGACCATCAGGTCATTACCGCATTGGACGAAGTAACCACGGTAGAATATGCCTTTTCCGATTACCAAAGATTGGAAATATCGGGCGATTTTGAGGTGTACGTTCGCTTTTCCGAAACCGAGGAAAACATAGCCATAACGGCCAACGATAACCTACATAGAAAAATTGACGTGTTCAAGAGCGGCAATACCTTGAAGATCGGTCTGGAAAATAAGGTTATCCTACGGGGAAATCCTACCCTAAGGGCGTATATTACCACAAGGAACATTACCGATTTTGAAGTTTATGGGGACTCCTCTGTGGATGTGGAAGATCTTATCCTAGCCGATAATGCTTCCATTACGGTTTATGGGGATAGCCATTTTACCGGTGAAATGGATGTTGACCGACTACGGGTGGACCTTCGCGGCGATTCCACAGCAGATCTGTTTGGGTATGCCGAAAACGTCAATGCCCGTTTAAGCGGTGATAGTACGTTTAGGGACTATGACCTGCAGGTGGCAGACCTTATCATTGACCTTACCGGGGATAGCCAAGCGTCCCTTTCCGTAAGCGGAACGATCGATGTGGAAGCCAGTGGCGACAGCGTTCTAAACTACCAGGGCAATGCGACTGTGGTACACCAACACCTTACCGGGGATTCCAAGGTACGGCAACGCAACTAA
- a CDS encoding RNA polymerase sigma factor, with amino-acid sequence METDIRFTHQSLVERSKAGHSSSQYELYSLYVDAMYNVGLRFLGNKEDAEDIVQDSFVDAFRNLERFKYESSFGAWLKRIVINKSINHLKAKRIDLVPMEQHAFHLSQEEETMENEAVDIKKVKQGIAQLPDGYKQIINLYLVEGYDHVEIAEILDITTSTSKSQYHRAKRKLLEIVKEL; translated from the coding sequence GTGGAAACCGATATTCGATTTACACATCAATCCCTAGTGGAACGTTCCAAAGCGGGGCATAGCAGTTCTCAGTACGAACTCTATAGCCTTTACGTGGATGCCATGTATAATGTGGGGCTTCGGTTTTTGGGAAATAAGGAAGATGCCGAGGATATTGTGCAGGACAGTTTTGTGGATGCCTTTAGAAATTTAGAACGCTTTAAATATGAAAGCAGTTTTGGTGCCTGGTTAAAGCGCATCGTAATCAATAAAAGCATCAACCATCTAAAGGCAAAGCGGATTGACCTAGTACCGATGGAACAACACGCCTTTCACTTATCACAGGAAGAAGAAACGATGGAGAACGAAGCGGTGGACATTAAAAAGGTAAAACAGGGCATTGCACAATTGCCCGACGGATATAAGCAAATTATCAACCTGTATCTAGTTGAAGGATATGACCATGTGGAGATTGCAGAAATACTGGACATTACCACCAGTACCTCAAAATCACAATACCACAGAGCCAAAAGAAAATTATTGGAAATCGTAAAGGAATTGTAA
- a CDS encoding TonB-dependent receptor, which yields MNRQLNGISAVWRKMGVFWILLMGSFLTMGQTSHTISGTITDHANGETLFGASVFLSGTSIGGITNEYGFYSITAPEGDYVLHISYMGYTDINLNIHLNQDLKQDIEISEFATELNEVDVIAEEPEKALLRKPEMSVLKMNVGTVKQIPVVLGEVDVLKSLQMLPGVTNNGEGSGGFHVRGGAQDQNLVLLDEAIIYNTSHMFGFFSVFNADAIKDLKLYKGGIPARFGGRVSSVLDIRQKDGNSKKFALTGGIGAISSRLTAEGPMFGNKGSFLVAGRRSYIDLFLKAAGEENSAMFYDLNLKTNYSINANNRLFLSGYFGRDSFELGQSFTSSYGNASGNLRWNHIFNDRLFSNLSAIVSRYDYDLNLDFEKFEWISSINNYNLKYDFKYYLNDVFTLDFGASGLFYEFDPGQIRPTSETSSINPLSLDQKRAFESGLYINAEHKLTDRLTAQYGLRYSAFSRLGGQPISNYENDLPVVYNSRLGIYERGRVMGETQYSKSESIKSFNNLEPRVSLAYLLNENTSVKAGFSRAAQYIHLLSNTSSVTPLDVWTPSGPFIKPQLSNQYALGYFQDFKDKKYSLEVEGYYKTVDNRIDYIDGSELIGQNTIETEILNGEMRAYGLELLFRKNEGKLTGWVAYTLSKSEQRTPGGSAGGPGINNGDWYNTFFDRTHDISITGTYAFNDQWSVGGNMVFQTGRPVTYPNGQYEYEGMSIASYSARNSDRLPAYHRMDASLTYRPKKYETKRFKGEWVLSVYNLYHRKNAASISFAQNFETGANEATRTAIFGILPSITYNFKF from the coding sequence ATGAACAGACAATTAAATGGAATCTCGGCCGTCTGGAGGAAAATGGGGGTGTTCTGGATACTCCTCATGGGTTCCTTCCTAACGATGGGACAGACATCCCATACCATAAGCGGTACCATTACCGACCATGCCAACGGCGAAACCCTTTTTGGGGCTTCGGTGTTTTTATCAGGCACCAGCATAGGCGGCATTACGAATGAATATGGATTTTATTCCATTACGGCTCCCGAGGGCGACTATGTACTTCATATTTCCTACATGGGTTATACCGATATCAATCTAAACATCCATTTGAATCAAGACCTTAAGCAGGATATTGAAATTTCCGAGTTTGCCACCGAGCTTAACGAAGTGGATGTTATTGCAGAGGAACCCGAAAAGGCCCTTCTCAGAAAACCGGAAATGAGCGTTCTTAAAATGAACGTGGGCACAGTGAAACAAATTCCCGTGGTCCTCGGCGAAGTGGATGTGCTAAAGTCACTTCAGATGTTGCCTGGGGTGACCAATAACGGCGAAGGCTCTGGAGGCTTCCATGTGCGTGGCGGGGCCCAGGACCAGAATTTGGTCTTATTGGACGAGGCCATTATCTACAATACCTCACATATGTTCGGTTTCTTTTCCGTGTTCAATGCCGATGCCATAAAAGATTTAAAACTTTACAAAGGAGGCATTCCAGCACGATTTGGGGGCAGGGTTTCCTCCGTGTTGGATATTCGCCAAAAAGATGGCAACAGCAAGAAATTTGCGCTTACGGGCGGCATAGGTGCCATTTCCAGTAGGCTCACTGCAGAAGGCCCCATGTTTGGCAACAAGGGTTCTTTTTTGGTCGCGGGCAGGCGTTCGTATATCGACTTATTTTTAAAGGCTGCAGGAGAGGAGAATAGTGCCATGTTCTACGACCTTAACCTAAAGACCAACTATAGCATCAATGCCAACAACCGACTCTTTTTAAGCGGGTATTTTGGTCGGGATAGTTTTGAACTGGGACAATCTTTTACCAGCAGTTATGGGAATGCATCAGGCAATCTACGGTGGAACCATATTTTTAATGACCGACTCTTCTCCAATCTTTCCGCCATCGTGAGTCGGTATGATTATGACCTGAATCTCGATTTTGAAAAGTTTGAATGGATTTCGTCCATCAACAACTACAACCTCAAATATGATTTTAAATATTATTTGAACGATGTCTTCACCCTTGATTTTGGGGCAAGCGGTCTCTTTTATGAGTTTGACCCCGGACAAATCCGACCAACTTCGGAAACCTCTTCAATTAACCCACTGTCCTTAGATCAAAAAAGGGCCTTTGAAAGTGGCCTGTACATAAACGCCGAACATAAATTGACCGATAGGCTTACGGCCCAATATGGTCTGCGATACAGTGCCTTTAGCCGATTGGGAGGCCAACCTATATCCAATTATGAAAACGACCTACCCGTGGTTTACAACTCCCGTTTGGGAATCTATGAGCGGGGAAGGGTCATGGGGGAGACCCAATATTCAAAAAGTGAGTCCATTAAAAGTTTCAACAATTTGGAACCTAGGGTTTCCTTGGCCTATTTACTTAATGAAAATACATCCGTAAAGGCCGGGTTTTCCCGTGCCGCGCAGTATATCCATTTATTGTCCAACACCTCTTCCGTGACCCCGTTGGATGTTTGGACGCCTAGCGGACCTTTTATCAAACCACAATTATCCAATCAATATGCCTTGGGCTATTTTCAGGATTTTAAGGATAAAAAGTACTCCTTGGAAGTGGAGGGGTATTACAAGACCGTGGATAATAGGATCGATTACATCGATGGGTCCGAGCTTATCGGACAAAACACCATTGAGACCGAAATATTAAATGGTGAAATGCGGGCCTACGGTTTGGAATTGCTGTTTCGCAAGAACGAAGGGAAATTGACAGGTTGGGTCGCCTATACCCTTTCCAAATCGGAACAACGAACGCCGGGAGGTTCTGCCGGTGGGCCGGGAATAAACAATGGGGATTGGTACAATACTTTTTTTGACCGCACACACGATATTTCGATTACAGGTACCTATGCCTTCAACGATCAATGGAGCGTAGGGGGTAATATGGTCTTTCAAACGGGAAGACCGGTGACCTATCCCAATGGACAATACGAATATGAGGGGATGTCCATTGCCAGCTACTCGGCAAGAAATTCGGACCGCTTGCCCGCGTACCATCGCATGGATGCATCCCTGACCTACAGACCAAAAAAATATGAAACCAAACGCTTTAAGGGGGAATGGGTCCTGAGCGTGTATAACCTATATCACCGTAAGAATGCGGCTTCCATATCCTTTGCCCAAAACTTTGAAACCGGGGCGAACGAAGCAACCCGAACTGCCATTTTTGGCATTTTACCCTCAATTACGTACAATTTTAAATTTTGA
- a CDS encoding DUF4249 domain-containing protein: MKTLIKLYIPLILFLLVSCQDVIDVELQSGPERLVVEASLDWEKGTTGNRQTIRLTKSSTYFKTNSVEEVQGAMVTVTNTNTGDSFNFVDQNNGNYVTTNFQPIIGNSYALRIEYGGQVYSASETMTSVAEITDIFQTRDDGFSDTDLEVHISFTDPIEEGNNYLFKFQKQGDLLPLFENAEDEFVNGNEIDWWFEIEEDEVDGLEPFQPGDVVSIEMYGISRAYYDYIKILIDQMDGAGLFSSTPVPVRGNCINETNPEDYAYGYFRLTEVNRATYTFTED, from the coding sequence ATGAAAACATTGATAAAACTATATATACCACTAATACTATTCTTATTGGTGTCGTGCCAAGATGTAATTGACGTCGAGTTACAGAGCGGTCCCGAACGATTGGTCGTGGAAGCTTCTTTGGACTGGGAGAAAGGAACTACGGGAAACCGGCAGACCATTCGTTTGACAAAGTCTTCCACCTATTTTAAGACCAATTCCGTTGAAGAGGTCCAAGGAGCGATGGTTACCGTAACCAACACAAATACAGGCGATTCCTTCAATTTTGTGGACCAGAATAATGGTAATTACGTTACCACGAATTTTCAACCCATTATTGGTAATTCCTATGCCTTGCGGATTGAATATGGTGGACAGGTTTATTCGGCCTCAGAAACCATGACTTCCGTGGCGGAGATTACGGATATTTTCCAGACACGTGACGACGGTTTTAGTGATACCGATTTGGAAGTGCACATAAGCTTCACCGATCCTATTGAAGAAGGGAACAATTATCTTTTTAAGTTTCAAAAACAGGGCGACCTGTTACCCCTTTTTGAAAATGCCGAGGATGAATTTGTAAACGGTAACGAAATAGATTGGTGGTTTGAAATTGAAGAAGATGAAGTGGACGGGTTGGAACCCTTTCAGCCGGGTGATGTTGTATCTATTGAAATGTATGGCATATCCAGGGCTTACTACGATTACATTAAGATTCTTATTGATCAAATGGATGGGGCAGGTTTATTTTCTTCAACTCCCGTACCTGTACGTGGTAATTGTATCAATGAAACCAACCCAGAGGACTATGCCTATGGTTATTTTCGGTTGACGGAAGTTAACCGTGCTACCTATACCTTTACGGAAGATTAA
- a CDS encoding response regulator — protein sequence MNSKVLLIEDDETTNFIHKIALRKEGLEEVHEVLNGLDAFHFLEKDCPDLIFLDINMPIMDGWEFLQEKESRSLCQGAKIAMLTSSNRNEDRERAESYPSVIAYLEKPLTSEKIKVIQQKLAS from the coding sequence ATGAATAGTAAAGTACTATTAATTGAAGATGATGAGACCACTAACTTCATACATAAAATAGCATTGAGGAAAGAAGGACTGGAAGAGGTACATGAAGTACTGAATGGCCTGGATGCCTTCCATTTTCTTGAAAAGGATTGCCCAGATCTGATTTTTCTAGACATAAATATGCCCATTATGGACGGGTGGGAATTCTTACAAGAAAAAGAATCCAGGTCACTTTGCCAGGGCGCAAAAATTGCAATGCTCACGTCTTCCAACCGTAATGAAGATAGGGAAAGAGCTGAAAGTTACCCCTCTGTCATAGCTTATTTGGAAAAACCCCTAACTTCTGAAAAAATAAAAGTTATACAACAAAAGTTGGCCAGTTAA
- a CDS encoding sensor histidine kinase: protein MEKEKKTMAPTPSVDNPLNDFKQLYSHGDIYQQIFKYAVIPILVHDIEMNILNANDSAVEMFGYSHKELLEKSVLDLHTEDEIDHSGEVLEKIKHVTKLSVETSFKRKDGSVFKAEATPCKYILDGQPLVHVFIKDITPRKLAERKLKETNQALLTQMAQVKRYTKEIESKNKELADFSYVSAHDLKAPVTNIVTLSNMISVDAITDEYDREVFGKLRKNVEILSKKVNALNDIINFKATLAYKNERLNFAQIFVELKESIAQQLDEANATISEDFSEAPEIDYPSLHLKSIMQNLLTNAVKYKDPNKPLILEVKTTKEKGNVILSVKDNGIGFDSAKYKEKIFGLFRRLHTGINGMGVGMYIVKSIVDSHDGKIEVESKPGLGALFRIHFKTNIHE from the coding sequence ATGGAGAAAGAGAAAAAAACGATGGCCCCTACACCAAGTGTGGACAATCCTCTAAATGACTTTAAACAGCTTTACAGCCACGGGGATATTTATCAACAAATATTCAAATACGCTGTAATTCCCATCCTCGTGCACGATATTGAAATGAACATTCTAAACGCAAATGATAGTGCCGTTGAAATGTTCGGATATTCCCATAAAGAACTCTTGGAAAAAAGTGTTCTTGATTTGCATACCGAAGATGAAATCGACCATTCTGGAGAGGTTTTGGAGAAAATAAAACACGTGACCAAACTAAGTGTTGAAACCAGTTTTAAGAGAAAGGATGGTTCGGTTTTTAAGGCGGAAGCGACACCCTGTAAATACATTTTGGATGGACAACCTCTGGTGCATGTCTTTATAAAGGATATTACACCGCGTAAACTGGCGGAACGTAAACTAAAGGAAACCAATCAAGCCTTGTTGACACAGATGGCCCAAGTAAAACGGTATACCAAAGAAATTGAATCCAAGAATAAGGAACTGGCCGATTTTTCCTATGTGTCCGCCCATGATTTAAAGGCACCTGTGACCAATATCGTTACTTTATCAAACATGATAAGTGTGGATGCTATAACTGACGAATACGATAGAGAAGTGTTTGGCAAGTTGCGAAAGAATGTAGAAATTCTGTCAAAAAAGGTAAACGCCTTAAATGATATCATTAATTTTAAGGCAACCCTCGCTTATAAGAACGAACGTTTAAATTTTGCTCAAATTTTTGTTGAACTTAAGGAAAGTATAGCACAACAGCTGGATGAAGCCAATGCCACGATATCCGAGGATTTTTCAGAAGCTCCTGAAATTGACTATCCAAGCTTGCATTTAAAAAGTATTATGCAAAACCTGCTAACCAATGCCGTCAAGTACAAAGACCCCAACAAACCCTTGATTCTCGAAGTGAAAACTACCAAAGAGAAAGGTAATGTAATATTAAGTGTAAAGGATAATGGCATCGGGTTTGATTCTGCCAAGTACAAAGAAAAAATATTTGGACTCTTTAGGCGATTGCACACCGGTATAAATGGTATGGGTGTGGGAATGTATATCGTTAAATCCATCGTAGATTCACATGATGGTAAGATTGAAGTAGAGAGCAAGCCGGGTCTAGGGGCCTTATTCCGTATCCATTTTAAAACCAACATACATGAATAG
- a CDS encoding DUF1853 family protein has product MSSHLARQFTGFLNTPPLWTKTQFGIRQFEFPQVDLSDFTPTPIPQNLRLGHQMEQVCKQLLDHSLDYEILLFNLPVRKGKQTLGEIDYIFKNKTTGQLIHVELTYKFYIIDPKISEPIHQLMGPNRRDMFFTKMEKIKNEQFTLLHSQVGRQILAEQGISTQEIGHQACYKAQLFEPYNSNPINIRPLNPQCISGYWLRLADLQADIFKAFEFYIPYKTEWVVAPHEDVPWASHFETLLEVNLRLLKQNAPMLWIKKGTDTFEKCFVVWW; this is encoded by the coding sequence GTGTCCTCCCACCTAGCCAGACAATTCACCGGATTTCTAAACACTCCGCCCCTATGGACCAAAACGCAATTCGGTATTCGCCAATTTGAGTTTCCACAGGTAGATTTGTCCGACTTTACCCCTACTCCCATTCCCCAAAACCTACGTCTGGGCCATCAAATGGAACAGGTGTGCAAACAATTGCTCGATCATTCTTTGGACTACGAGATTTTATTGTTCAATTTACCTGTACGCAAGGGAAAACAGACCCTTGGGGAAATCGATTATATCTTTAAGAACAAAACTACAGGTCAACTTATTCATGTAGAACTAACCTATAAGTTCTATATCATCGACCCAAAGATTTCAGAACCCATACATCAACTCATGGGTCCCAACCGGCGGGACATGTTCTTTACTAAAATGGAAAAAATAAAAAACGAGCAGTTTACCCTGCTCCACTCCCAAGTTGGGCGGCAAATACTGGCCGAACAGGGCATTTCCACTCAAGAAATTGGCCACCAGGCCTGTTATAAGGCCCAATTATTTGAACCTTATAATAGCAACCCCATAAACATACGGCCCCTCAACCCGCAATGTATCTCGGGGTATTGGCTTAGATTGGCCGATTTACAAGCTGATATTTTTAAAGCCTTTGAATTCTATATTCCCTATAAAACGGAATGGGTGGTGGCACCCCATGAAGACGTTCCTTGGGCCTCCCATTTCGAAACCCTCTTGGAGGTAAACCTGCGCCTGCTCAAACAAAATGCGCCCATGCTCTGGATCAAAAAAGGGACTGACACGTTTGAAAAATGTTTTGTGGTATGGTGGTGA